One Tolypothrix bouteillei VB521301 DNA window includes the following coding sequences:
- a CDS encoding serine/threonine protein kinase — protein sequence MKPSSQSDPWIGRSIGDHQRYRLDKRLGAGGMGDVFLTMDTLLGQQVALKLLKDTLVTSGELRKRFEREVAVSAALKSDHIVQVTDYGVTQEGYPFYVMEYLRGVSLGQLLRREGRLSIEQTTKIISQVCDGLHLAHAGVTLWRNHATVSEHIQVVHRDLKPDNIFLVPTTLGELVKILDFGIAKIRQDSAEHTKLTNMFLGTYHYAAPEQLEVMTNLDGRADIYSLGIIIYEMLSGTDPFGLGFNTRRVTEISWAIAHTTKPAVPLRSLPGLSQLPVSLEALVMKCLQKSPDDRFATVDELKQALQAAMVVEGKTTPLVKPSVHSADDKTVARSPQNSQDKTIARPSSNERGQTILQPRGPSQTSNFDKTVRKEVVTGETIAQNLPPLEINYEESTVYRPLTPHEQEVSDAILSLEMDSLIELLSEVIGPIAPTLIQDISTRKSDIKDLVENLMLYLSLQQRQEFEKKAILFSQKPIDKTKPRLQNWQNQPVDRRFIRECEEDLAQLIGPIAPSLIQGILASYPQISPVEMVSLLVKQIPNSKIAEEFRLRILS from the coding sequence ATGAAACCTTCTTCTCAATCAGATCCCTGGATAGGTCGTTCAATTGGTGACCATCAGCGTTATCGCCTAGACAAGCGTTTAGGGGCTGGTGGTATGGGAGATGTTTTTCTTACTATGGATACGCTGTTAGGTCAACAAGTCGCACTTAAACTCCTCAAAGACACTTTAGTGACCTCAGGAGAATTAAGAAAGCGCTTTGAACGAGAAGTGGCTGTGTCTGCGGCTTTAAAAAGCGACCATATTGTTCAAGTTACTGATTATGGAGTGACTCAAGAAGGTTATCCCTTCTATGTCATGGAGTACTTACGCGGAGTCAGTTTAGGACAGTTATTACGACGTGAAGGTCGGCTGTCTATAGAGCAAACAACTAAAATTATTTCTCAAGTGTGTGATGGTCTGCACCTTGCTCATGCAGGAGTCACTTTATGGCGAAATCATGCGACTGTTAGCGAACATATCCAAGTAGTTCATCGTGACTTAAAACCCGACAATATCTTTTTAGTTCCTACAACTTTAGGAGAACTGGTCAAGATTTTAGATTTTGGTATTGCCAAAATTCGGCAAGATTCTGCCGAACATACCAAACTCACAAATATGTTTTTAGGTACTTATCACTATGCTGCACCCGAACAGTTGGAGGTCATGACGAACCTGGATGGACGTGCGGATATTTACAGCCTGGGTATTATTATTTATGAAATGCTTAGCGGTACCGATCCGTTTGGTCTTGGATTCAATACACGTAGAGTGACAGAAATTTCTTGGGCTATAGCTCATACCACTAAACCTGCTGTACCATTGCGATCGCTACCCGGTTTATCACAATTACCAGTATCACTTGAAGCACTAGTCATGAAGTGTTTGCAAAAATCGCCTGATGACCGCTTTGCGACGGTAGACGAATTGAAGCAGGCGTTACAAGCAGCGATGGTTGTAGAAGGCAAAACAACACCTTTGGTAAAACCTTCCGTTCATAGTGCTGATGACAAAACTGTTGCACGTTCTCCCCAAAATTCCCAGGACAAAACCATTGCGCGTCCTTCATCAAACGAACGGGGGCAGACTATTCTACAACCAAGAGGCCCCTCTCAAACCAGTAATTTTGATAAAACAGTTCGTAAGGAAGTAGTGACTGGTGAAACAATTGCCCAGAATTTACCCCCTCTCGAAATAAATTATGAAGAAAGCACTGTTTATCGACCGCTAACCCCTCACGAACAAGAAGTTTCAGATGCAATTTTATCGTTAGAAATGGATTCTCTGATTGAGCTTCTTTCAGAGGTTATAGGACCTATTGCACCTACCTTAATACAAGATATCTCAACACGAAAATCGGATATTAAAGACTTAGTAGAAAATTTAATGCTTTACCTTTCTCTGCAACAGAGACAAGAGTTTGAGAAAAAAGCAATATTGTTTAGCCAAAAACCCATTGATAAAACCAAGCCACGCTTACAAAACTGGCAAAATCAACCAGTAGATAGACGATTTATACGTGAATGTGAAGAAGACTTAGCTCAATTAATTGGTCCAATAGCTCCTTCACTCATTCAAGGAATTCTAGCATCTTACCCCCAAATTTCCCCAGTAGAGATGGTTAGTCTTTTAGTAAAGCAGATTCCTAACTCTAAGATAGCTGAAGAATTTAGACTACGCATCTTAAGTTAG
- a CDS encoding c-type heme family protein, with the protein MLTNTQLSNKLDNLTKNLKLANKFNFLLILVFLGSIIVGGVIFSNILTQKAQNEVTAQANILLQTMNSVRNYTTDEIIPLFENKLQNSTEFIPQTVASFSAREVFDNVRKNDNYQDFVYKEAALDPTNIRDKADDFETQIINQFSNNASDTGQSGFRNLPSGKAFYIARRLTLDNPTCLQCHSTPDKAPKSQLAIYGDKHGFGWELDKTLFAQMIYVPADKIFQRANRSWWLVMTIEISIFAIIIIVINLLLRRAVIKPIMRISKLAQAVSTGKASSDFEQKSNDEIGVLAASFNRMKSSLEIAMRLISQKNH; encoded by the coding sequence ATGCTCACTAACACACAATTATCTAACAAGTTAGACAACTTAACAAAAAATTTAAAACTGGCTAATAAGTTTAACTTTCTTCTAATACTTGTTTTTCTTGGCAGTATTATAGTCGGGGGAGTTATTTTCTCAAATATTTTGACCCAAAAAGCACAAAATGAAGTGACTGCTCAAGCCAATATTTTACTCCAAACAATGAATTCTGTGAGAAACTATACTACCGATGAGATAATACCTCTTTTTGAGAATAAATTGCAAAACAGTACAGAATTTATTCCACAAACAGTAGCATCTTTTTCTGCAAGAGAGGTTTTTGATAATGTTCGCAAAAATGATAACTATCAAGATTTTGTTTATAAAGAAGCAGCGCTCGATCCAACAAATATAAGAGATAAGGCTGATGATTTTGAAACACAAATAATTAACCAATTTAGTAATAATGCATCAGATACAGGGCAGTCTGGTTTTAGAAACTTGCCTTCAGGAAAAGCTTTTTATATTGCTCGCCGTTTAACTCTCGATAACCCAACTTGTCTCCAATGCCATTCAACTCCAGATAAAGCTCCAAAAAGTCAGCTAGCAATCTATGGAGATAAACATGGCTTTGGTTGGGAACTTGATAAAACGCTCTTCGCTCAAATGATTTATGTTCCGGCTGATAAAATTTTCCAACGTGCTAATCGTTCTTGGTGGTTGGTTATGACAATTGAAATCAGTATTTTTGCAATAATTATTATTGTCATTAATCTTTTACTAAGAAGGGCGGTCATTAAACCTATTATGCGAATATCAAAGCTCGCTCAAGCAGTGAGTACTGGTAAAGCAAGCTCTGATTTTGAACAAAAGTCTAATGATGAAATTGGTGTTTTAGCTGCCTCATTTAATAGAATGAAATCTAGTTTGGAAATTGCTATGAGGCTGATATCTCAAAAGAATCATTAG
- a CDS encoding FHA domain-containing protein: MKVKVFNSQTKNRGIELDFDEIFTDEDVCIIGRSPDSGLVLDSSDISRVHGKFFRENGEIYYVDLGSTNGSKVNDEIVTMNQNYLLKSGDVIQAGEFVLFIQETSNIPEDKTVVRDLDATVFSSWKPEVQATDSPGALVRVSATLETEEPDDPKSQTQALLAAINKRIVKDVTTTKNWTRDSYINAVRKARETIEHSKIIDPEALEKEADKYWRSLSKGASTVTSRLGSATIKGASEIGSRLSSATVKGASEIGNRLGSAAKAAWKEAIAPKSSLEKELTESRSENKSDVFEAADSEEKHLQTVEDEMSQLISGNNLHTTASEDNSHQNK, translated from the coding sequence ATGAAAGTCAAAGTTTTTAATTCACAAACAAAAAATCGAGGAATTGAACTCGATTTCGATGAAATCTTCACTGATGAAGATGTATGCATCATAGGTCGTTCTCCTGATTCTGGTTTAGTTCTAGATAGTTCTGATATCAGTCGAGTTCATGGTAAATTTTTCCGGGAAAATGGAGAAATTTATTATGTTGACTTGGGTAGCACCAATGGCTCAAAGGTGAATGATGAAATTGTTACTATGAATCAGAATTATCTACTCAAGTCTGGGGATGTTATTCAAGCAGGTGAGTTTGTTCTCTTTATTCAAGAAACTAGCAATATTCCTGAAGATAAAACAGTTGTCAGAGATTTAGATGCAACTGTATTTTCATCTTGGAAGCCTGAAGTTCAAGCAACTGACAGTCCTGGTGCTTTAGTAAGAGTGAGCGCAACCTTGGAAACTGAGGAACCGGACGATCCCAAGTCGCAAACTCAGGCTTTACTAGCAGCCATTAATAAACGCATCGTGAAAGATGTGACGACAACAAAAAACTGGACGCGAGATTCTTATATTAATGCGGTTCGTAAAGCTCGCGAAACGATTGAACATAGCAAAATTATCGATCCAGAAGCACTGGAAAAAGAAGCAGATAAGTACTGGCGATCGCTCTCTAAAGGAGCTTCAACTGTCACTAGCCGTTTGGGTTCCGCCACTATCAAAGGAGCTTCAGAAATTGGAAGCCGTTTGAGTTCTGCTACTGTCAAGGGAGCTTCAGAAATCGGAAATCGTTTGGGTTCTGCTGCTAAAGCTGCTTGGAAAGAAGCGATCGCACCCAAATCTAGTTTGGAAAAAGAACTCACGGAGTCTCGTTCTGAGAACAAAAGCGATGTTTTTGAAGCGGCTGATTCTGAAGAGAAACACCTACAAACTGTTGAAGATGAAATGAGTCAGTTGATTTCTGGAAATAACTTACATACAACGGCTTCTGAAGATAACTCACACCAAAACAAGTAA
- a CDS encoding CVNH domain-containing protein, with translation MSYLSNLGKLKLPRLISVAACGAILAATSINTAKAEAYGDSTYANSCSNIRIFGDTLSATCRRVDGSYNRTAIEVRGIENVNGNLSYNSNPDAPSTYQNSCTRIYVAGDTLSATCRRVNGSYNRTAIEIPRIANINGVLSYSY, from the coding sequence ATGTCTTATCTGTCCAATTTAGGTAAATTAAAATTACCACGTCTTATAAGTGTCGCAGCTTGCGGTGCTATTTTAGCTGCTACTTCCATCAACACTGCTAAAGCTGAAGCCTATGGTGATAGCACCTATGCAAACAGTTGTTCTAATATTCGTATTTTTGGAGACACCCTGTCCGCTACTTGTCGGAGAGTAGATGGTTCATATAACAGGACAGCAATTGAAGTCCGAGGAATTGAGAATGTTAATGGAAATTTGAGCTATAATTCCAACCCCGATGCTCCTAGCACTTATCAAAATTCTTGCACCCGAATTTATGTTGCTGGAGATACATTATCAGCTACTTGCCGTAGAGTAAATGGCTCATATAACAGGACAGCTATTGAAATTCCAAGAATTGCTAATATTAATGGAGTTTTAAGCTACAGCTATTAA
- a CDS encoding DUF5673 domain-containing protein, with amino-acid sequence MHSLWINHLTSFFISSTFAIIWLVLRYRKTTQNLGYEVALVEIVRNFIYIISLFVFISSLRLISSDFNDGLLAINLFYGIYFAIYLIYLSTWKWRRQEAGITLLDVEQNLKSKIFFFLGLFSLVVVVIISVSFIQQISVNFSIYNSFESKQLLLLLIWCSIAVTFITSSFNTLEFTEKGICYRFFFIKWEKIKSYAWIKTRNSRLMIYCHPNFFLINRIWYLSIPVTQKNAVNDILAQYVLPLNNKC; translated from the coding sequence ATGCATAGTCTTTGGATAAACCATCTTACATCCTTCTTTATTTCATCAACTTTTGCCATAATTTGGTTAGTACTGAGATATCGAAAAACTACTCAGAACTTAGGTTATGAAGTTGCATTGGTAGAAATTGTTAGAAACTTCATCTATATCATTTCTTTGTTTGTATTCATTTCGAGTTTAAGACTAATTTCTTCCGATTTCAATGATGGTTTACTAGCTATTAATCTTTTTTATGGTATCTATTTTGCTATATATCTGATATATTTATCAACTTGGAAATGGCGCAGACAAGAAGCAGGAATTACACTACTAGATGTAGAGCAAAACTTAAAAAGTAAAATTTTCTTTTTTCTGGGATTGTTTTCACTAGTAGTTGTTGTAATTATTTCTGTATCATTTATTCAACAAATTTCCGTTAATTTTTCTATATACAATAGTTTTGAAAGCAAACAATTGCTTCTCTTACTTATATGGTGCTCTATTGCTGTTACGTTTATTACAAGTAGTTTCAACACATTGGAATTCACAGAAAAAGGCATTTGTTATAGATTTTTCTTTATAAAATGGGAAAAAATAAAATCCTATGCTTGGATAAAAACAAGAAACAGTAGGCTGATGATTTACTGTCACCCTAATTTTTTCCTCATTAACAGAATTTGGTATTTATCAATTCCTGTAACTCAGAAAAATGCTGTTAATGACATTCTGGCTCAATACGTGCTTCCTTTAAATAATAAGTGTTAA
- a CDS encoding DUF4255 domain-containing protein, with protein sequence MTNPLAIAAVTAVFKDILENHLIHDLITTSVGGVSVTALPPDRISIGTDEHAQINLFLYQVTQNRNVDWVSQELRQHSDRLTKEVLSKNLPLALDLHYLLTVYGAKDFQAEILLGYVMQLLHETSILMQDSIYTALKNASTVNTSSVLSQALATVSISDLAEQIRQIKISPEFFNMEETSKIWSILQTQYRPSIGYQISTIILNN encoded by the coding sequence ATGACTAACCCACTCGCCATAGCAGCTGTAACAGCAGTATTCAAAGATATACTTGAAAACCATCTCATTCATGACTTAATTACAACAAGTGTTGGCGGTGTAAGTGTAACAGCTTTACCACCAGATCGCATATCTATTGGAACAGATGAGCATGCACAAATCAACCTGTTTCTTTACCAAGTTACACAGAATCGCAATGTTGACTGGGTTTCTCAGGAATTGCGCCAGCATAGCGATCGACTTACAAAAGAAGTACTCTCCAAAAATCTGCCTCTAGCGCTTGACCTTCACTATTTACTTACAGTCTACGGAGCAAAAGATTTTCAAGCAGAAATTTTGTTAGGATATGTCATGCAATTGTTACATGAAACATCGATACTTATGCAAGATAGTATCTACACTGCTTTAAAAAATGCCTCTACAGTCAATACTTCTAGTGTTTTATCTCAAGCTTTAGCAACAGTATCTATCTCCGATTTAGCAGAGCAAATAAGGCAAATTAAAATTAGCCCAGAATTTTTCAACATGGAAGAAACTTCAAAAATATGGTCTATTTTACAAACACAATATCGTCCATCGATTGGCTATCAAATATCAACAATTATTCTTAATAACTAG
- a CDS encoding ATP-binding protein, with product MNRTPITPRSQAKIHYLHLERALSEIEQAVEDYSDRLEQSTESIPDLESALVEVATTMDRFSAIGHLCSTFHLSLFETQVLLLCVGHALLPYFPQLCMKAQGNEQLAYPTFGLAMRLFSDSHWNALLPDAPLQYWQLVKVGINSDLPQCRLQIDNSILLYLLGEPYQDDRLAHLIQPMPVKDNTGVLLQPSHQDIAERLANAWSQTQSISLTLPIVQLCGMEVTDKWAIAATACALDRRSLKLMSVSHLPTDLTELNHIIRRWEREAILTNSVLLLDCEQLNSDDSALNTAILQLIQKIRTPLIISAEDRILSPHRPLMTFDVPKLTPNEQRSVWYSCLGSSGTQLNGQIEALVSQFNLNSLAIQSACLQVSDRYKKFPLPLTSSSVPHQLWDICRTMARPRLDDLAQRLDSKATWDDLILPITQKNILRDLVIQVQQRAKVYWDWGFAGKANRGFGISALFAGASGTGKTMAAEVLAKELRLDLYRIDLSAVVSKYIGETEKNLGRIFHAAEAGGAILLFDEADALFGKRSEVKDSRDRHANVEVGYLLQQMEAYQGLAILTTNLKSSLDQAFLRRLRFVVSFPFPDSKLRAEIWRRVFPQQTPTQGLDFGKLAQLNLAGGNIRNIALNAAFTAAQAEEPIMMKHILSAAHSECMKLERALTDTEIQGWL from the coding sequence ATGAACCGCACTCCTATAACACCCCGATCTCAAGCCAAAATTCATTATTTACATCTCGAAAGAGCTTTATCGGAGATTGAGCAAGCTGTTGAGGATTATAGCGATCGCTTAGAACAATCTACAGAATCCATTCCCGATCTAGAATCTGCTCTTGTTGAAGTTGCTACTACGATGGATCGCTTTTCAGCCATAGGACATTTGTGTAGCACCTTCCACCTATCCCTTTTCGAGACTCAAGTTCTGCTGTTATGTGTCGGTCACGCACTTCTCCCTTATTTCCCACAACTTTGTATGAAGGCTCAAGGAAACGAGCAATTAGCGTATCCAACTTTTGGTTTAGCTATGCGTCTTTTCTCAGACTCTCATTGGAATGCTCTTTTACCTGATGCTCCTTTACAATATTGGCAATTGGTCAAAGTTGGGATAAATTCCGATCTGCCTCAGTGCCGTTTGCAAATAGACAACAGTATCTTGCTGTACCTATTGGGCGAGCCTTATCAAGACGATCGCCTCGCGCACTTAATCCAGCCTATGCCCGTGAAGGATAATACAGGCGTACTTTTACAACCTTCACATCAAGACATAGCAGAACGTTTAGCAAACGCTTGGTCGCAAACTCAAAGCATATCTTTGACGTTACCTATTGTACAATTGTGTGGTATGGAAGTTACCGACAAGTGGGCGATCGCTGCTACTGCTTGTGCTCTTGATAGGCGATCGCTCAAACTCATGTCTGTGAGTCATTTACCAACAGACTTAACAGAGCTCAACCATATAATACGAAGGTGGGAAAGGGAAGCTATTTTAACGAATAGCGTTCTTTTGCTAGATTGCGAGCAATTAAATTCAGACGATTCTGCACTCAATACAGCAATTCTACAGTTGATTCAGAAGATTCGGACTCCACTCATTATCTCGGCAGAAGACCGAATACTGTCACCACACCGTCCTTTGATGACCTTCGATGTACCTAAGCTGACTCCTAATGAACAGCGAAGCGTTTGGTACTCTTGCCTTGGAAGCAGTGGAACTCAATTAAACGGGCAGATAGAAGCGTTAGTCTCTCAGTTCAACCTTAACAGTCTTGCGATCCAATCTGCTTGCTTGCAAGTTAGCGATCGATATAAGAAGTTTCCACTACCTTTAACTTCTTCCTCAGTTCCCCATCAACTGTGGGATATTTGTCGGACGATGGCACGACCGAGGCTGGATGATTTAGCACAACGCCTTGACTCAAAAGCAACTTGGGATGACCTTATCTTGCCAATAACTCAAAAAAACATCTTGCGCGATTTGGTGATTCAAGTTCAACAACGAGCAAAAGTTTACTGGGATTGGGGTTTTGCTGGTAAGGCAAATCGAGGTTTTGGCATAAGTGCCCTATTTGCAGGAGCTTCCGGTACTGGTAAGACTATGGCTGCAGAAGTTTTAGCCAAAGAATTAAGATTGGATCTTTACCGCATCGATCTGAGTGCTGTAGTCAGTAAATATATTGGTGAAACCGAGAAAAATCTGGGGCGGATTTTTCATGCTGCAGAGGCGGGGGGGGCAATTCTCCTCTTTGATGAGGCTGATGCATTGTTTGGCAAACGCTCTGAAGTTAAAGATAGTCGCGATCGCCATGCCAATGTCGAAGTTGGGTATTTACTTCAACAAATGGAAGCATATCAAGGTTTGGCGATTTTGACAACGAACTTAAAAAGCTCTTTAGACCAAGCTTTCTTACGCCGTCTCCGATTTGTTGTTTCTTTCCCCTTTCCAGATTCTAAATTGCGAGCAGAAATTTGGCGGCGTGTTTTTCCTCAACAGACACCAACTCAAGGATTAGACTTTGGAAAACTGGCTCAACTCAATCTTGCAGGTGGAAACATCCGCAATATTGCCCTGAATGCTGCTTTTACTGCTGCACAAGCAGAAGAACCAATCATGATGAAACACATATTAAGTGCAGCACACAGTGAATGTATGAAGTTAGAAAGAGCTTTAACTGATACTGAGATTCAAGGTTGGTTGTAA